The nucleotide sequence TCTCCACCATGCACTGGTCCATGCAGATGCGCCCGACGACCGGGTAAACCCGGCCCCCGATGGCGGCCCTGCCCCGGTTGGAGAGCCGGCGGGTGTATCCGTCCGCGTACCCGATGGGAAGGGTGGCGATGGTGGTCTGCCGGGTGGTCACGTGGGTCCTGCCGTAGCTGACGCCGCTGCCGGCGGGCAAGGTGCGCACTTCCGAGACCGCCGCCATCAGGCGGAGCGCGGGCCGCAAGGCGACCCGATCCTGCAGGTGAGGAGCAGGGTAGTAACCGTAAAGCCCCAGCCCGATGCGCACCATGTCCCATCGCAGGTCAGAGGAGGAGAGCGCTCCGGCCGTGTTGGCCAGGTGGCGAAGGCGCGGAGCGCGGGTGCCCAGCTCCCTCTCCACGGATGCCACCGCCTCCCGGAACCGGGCGGCCTGGATCGCCACATAGGAGAGGTCGGGATCGTCGGCGGTGGCAAGGTGGGAGTAAACGCCCTCGAGCTCCACGGCCGGCAGCGACGCGACCCGGCCCGCAAGCCAGGCGGCCTGGTCCGGCAGCACGCCCAGACGTCCCATGCCCGTGTCCACCTTGAGGTGGACACGGACCCGGCGTCCTCTGGAGCGGGCCGCCGCGTCGAGCCTCCGAGCTGCCTGCTCCGTGGTGACCGTCGCGCTCAGGCCCGCCTCCACGAGCCGGTCGAGGGGCTCGGCTGCCCCGCCGACTCCGAGGACCAAAATGGGGGCGTCGATGCCGGCGCTGCGCAGCGCGACCCCCTCGGAGGTGGTCGCGACGGCGAGGTAGCGCGCCCCCGCCTCGAGCGCCACTCGCGCTACCTCCACCGCGCCGTGGCCATAGCCGTCGGCCTTGACCACCGCCATGACCTGGGCCGGCTGGACGAGCTCAACGAACGCCCGCGTGTTGGCCGCGATCGCGCCGAGGTCCACCTCCACCCAGCTGCGCCGGGGCCCCGCCGGTTCGCCGCCGCCGGAAGACGACGCCTCGGCGTGCGGGACCGCAACGGGCGAAACGTCAACCATTTTGGAGGAATGAGTTGACACTTGGCCGCTCCTTCCTTACCCTAACCCTGTACACCCTTCGCCACGCGCAGGAGGTGTCCGGCCCGACTTGTTCGCTTCCACGGCCCCATCCGCGCCCATGGTGGCGCTGCGCCGGGCGCTGCAGCCCGGGCAGCCGATCTCCGGGCAGTCGCTGGCCCGGTCCCTGGGCGTGAGCCGCACCGCGGTCTGGAAGATGCTCGAAGATCTCCGGGCCTGGGGGTACCGGATCGACGCGGCGCCCCGCCGGGGTTACCGGTTGGTTTCGGCTCCCGATCTGCCGCTTCCCTGGGAGGTCGCCATGGCGCTGCCCCCCTCCCTGGCCGGCCTGCCCGTTCACTTCTTTCCCGTGGTAGGCTCCACCAACGACGAGGCCCGAAGGCTGGCCGAGGCAGGAGCCCCCGCCGGCACCGTCGTGGTAGCCGACCGGCAGACGAGCGGCCGGGGCCGCCGGGGACGTACCTGGCTGTCGCCGCCGGGCGGACTCTACTTCTCCGTCCTGCTACGTCCGCAACTCGAACCGCGCCTCGTCGCTCTCCTCTCCCTGGCCAGCGCCGTCGCCGTGACCAGGGCGGTCCAAAGCGCCGTACCGGGCGCCGGTGCCCGGGTCAAGTGGCCCAACGACGTGATCGCGGGCGGCCGCAAGCTCGCCGGCATCCTGGCCGAGCTCTCGGCGGATCAGGAGACCGTGCGCTTCGCCGTGATAGGGATCGGGATCAACGTGGAGACGCCGGAGCTCGACCCTGCCCGGGCAGGCGGGGGACTCCCTCCGATAGGGTTGCGGCAACTGGGGTGGACACAGCCCCGGGCGGAAGTCCTGGGCCGGGTGCTGGCAGCCCTCCATCGTCTCCTGGGAGGCTTCGAGCCCGGGCAACTACCGGCGGCGGCTCTCGTCGCCGAGGCCTCTTCCCTGCTCGCGTGGAAGGGCGAGGAGGTGGAGGTCCGGACGCCCTTCGGCTCGTGGCAAGGACGGCTCGCCGGGCTGGCGGGAGACGGCGCGCTGGTGCTGGAACGACCCGGCGGAGCCCGCCAGAGCTTGTACGCGGGAGACGTGACGCTGCGGGAAGCGGGGGGACCCCCGGCCGCCGACCCCGGCGGGCCGGGGTCCATCGAACGAGGAGGTTGACCAGGATGATGTCGTCCGTCGCTTCGCCCTCGACACTGTCGCAGTGGACCCGGGCCGCCATGGCCGCGTCGCTCGTCGCGGTCCTGGCCCAGGTCGCCATTCCCCTGCCCTTCACGCCGGTGCCGGTCACCTTGCAGGTGCTGGGCGTGCTGCTCACGGCCATCGTGCTGCCCCCTCGGGCCGCGGGGTGGGCCATGGCCCTCTACCTTGCCCTGGGCGCCGCGGGCGTGCCCGTCTTCGCGGGCTCGAGCGGCGGCCCCGGGGTGCTGCTCGGCCCTACCGGCGGCTATCTCTGGGGCTTCCCGGTCGCCGCCGTGGCGGCGAGCGCGCTCTACCGGATGCCCTTCTGCCGGGCGCGGGTACGCGCGCCGGCCACCGCCGCGGCGGTGGCTGCAGGGGCAGCCGTGGCCATCATCTACCTGGCAGGGGCGTCACAGCTGGCACTGGTGCTGGGGTTGAACGCCCGTCGAGCGGTGGCCATGGGCGTGGTGCCGTTCATCGGCTGGGACCTGGCCAAGGCCGCCGCGGCCGCGCTGGTCGGACCGGCCGTGGAGAGGGCCCTCACTCGAGCACCCGCACGGGCTCCAGATCCTCGGGCGCCGGCTCGCCCCGCATGAGGCCGCGCATCGCCTCCCCGACGCGCGCCGCGATGCCGGCAGCCGTGACGCCCACGCTGCCGCCCTCGGCTGCCATCCACCCGGCCAGGCCGTGTACGTACACCGCAGCCAGGGCGGCCTCGACCGCGCCCACCCCCTGGGCCAGCAGGCTCCCGGCAATCCCCGCCAGCACGTCGCCGGAGCCCCCCGTGGCAAGGGCTGCCGACGCAGCCGGGTTGAGCCACAGGCGCCCGTCGGGAGCCGCCACCACGGTCCGGGCGCCCTTGAGCACCACCACGGCCCCGAAGCGCCTGGCAGCCTCGAGAGCGTGCGTGACGCGGTCTTCCTGGATCTGCCCGACCGTCTTGCCCAGCAGCCTGGCCATCTCCCCCGGATGAGGCGTCAGGATACGGCCGGGATGGTTGGCGGCGGCCCCGGCGTCCGGCCGGAGCCATCGTTCCGCTCCCTCGGCCGCCAGGGCGTTGAGCGCGTCGGCGTCGACGACGAGAGGCTTCTGCCAGTTGCCCACGACGGAGAGCACCGCCTGGCGCGTGAGCGGGTGGGTCCCCAGGCCGGGGCCGATGACGAGGGCGTCGCGGGATTGCTGCAGCGCCAGGATCTCTCCGGCCGAAGCCGGGCCCAGCCGCCCCTCTTCGCCCTCGGACAGGCCGGCCGTCAGCGCTTCGGGGACGGCGCCAAACGCGCCGTCCTGCAGCGACCGGGGCAGCCCCCACGTGACCAGCCCCGCGCCGGCCGCCGCGGCCGCACGGCTCGCCAGCACGCCCGCTCCGGCCATCCCCCGGGACCCTGCCACCACCAGCAGGTGGCCGAAGGTCCCCTTGTGCGCGTCCGAAGGGCGCGCAGGCAAGAAAGACCGCACGCTCCGGGCGTCCAGGATCTCGAAGGCGGGCGGAGCCTGCTCGAGCAAAGCGGGAGGAAACCCGATCTCCGCCACGTCGATGCGCCCACAAAGCGCAGCCCCCGGGAAAAGGAGCTGGCCCGGCTTGGGTAGCCCGAAGGTCACCGTCCGGGTAGCCCGGACGGCCACGCCCGCCACCAGCCCGGTATCGGCGTCCACCCCCGAGGGGATGTCCACCGCCAGGACAGGCACCGCTCCGGAGACTCGCTCGATGGCGGCAATGGCGGCCATCGCCGGCCCTCGGGGCGCTCCCCGGGCACCCGTACCCAGCACGGCGTCGATGATCAGTTGCGCACTCGCCAGGAGCTCGCCGGCACGGTCCTCCCCGAGGGAGGCAAGGGCGACGACCTCGATGCCGCTTCGCGTCGCGATCTGGTAGTTGGCCAGGGCATCAGGGGAAAGCCGCGGCCGGTCCCCCGCTTGCTCTGCCGCGAGCAACACCCGCACTCGGGCTCCCCGGTTGGCCAGCCGCCGTGCGGCGACGAGGCCGTCGCCGCCGTTGTTGCCGGGCCCCGCCACCACCACGACCCGCCGCCCGGCCGGGGAGCCGCCCAGCATCTCGGACGCGACTCGGGCGACCGCCGCTCCGGCGTTTTCCATCAGGACCATACTGGGGACGCCGTACTCCGCCGCGGCGCGGCGGTCGACCTCCTGCATCGAGGCCACGCTGATGGCCTTCACCGTCGCACCCCCAGCGCGACGACCACGGCGACATCGCGCCCGTGGCTCACCGAGACGCAGACCTCGTCGACGCCCAGCGCTTCGGCCACCCGGGCCGCCCGGCCCCGGAGCTCGATGGCCGGCCGGCCCCCTCGCCGGTGGGTCACCGCGATCTCATGGAAAGCAACCCCGCGACGGCCGGTCCCGAGCACCTTCATCACCGCCTCCTTGGCGGCGAAGCGAGCCGCCAGGCAAGCGGCCCTGGCCGCCGGGTGCCTCTTGGCCAGGCAGTAGGCAATCTCCTCGGACGAGAAGAGCCGTTCCAGGAACCGCTCCCCGTGGCGCTCGAGCGCCCTTGCGATGCGGTCGACCTCGACGACGTCGACCCCCACGCCCACGATCGCGCTCGGGCCCGGCCCACATCCCATGGGGAAGTGCTCGCCTCCGGTGCCGGCGCCTCTTCGAGCAAGGCGCCGCCCTCGTTGGAAGCTTACTCCACCGTGACGCTCTTCGCCAGGTTGCGCGGCCGGTCCACGTCGCATCCCCGCTCCACGGCGGCAAAGTACGCGAGCATCTGTAGCGGCACCGCGGCCAGGACCGGGAGCAGCCCCTCCGGCGCATCGGGAAGGGCCAGGAGCGCGTCGGCGGCGACCTCCACCTCTTTACGGGCGTCGGGCCGATCCGGCGTGACGGCGACGACCCTGCCGCCCCGGGCCTTCACTTCCACCATGTTGCCCACGGTCTTGGTCCGCAGCGCCTCTTGGGTGGCGAGCGCCACGACAGTGCGCCCCGGCTCGATGAGGGCCAGGGTGCCGTGCTTGAGTTCGCCTGCCGCGTACGCCTCCGCGTGGATATAGGAGATCTCCTTGAGCTTCAAGGCCCCTTCCATCGCCACCGCGTAGTCGAGCCCCCGCCCGATGTAAAACAGGTGGGACTGGCCGGCCAGCTGGCGCGCCAGCTCCCGGACTCGCGGCTCCATCGCCAGGGTCTGCTCGATCCGCTGGGGGAGCTGCAGCAGCATGCGCCCCTCCTCCGGCCTCTCGACGCGGGAGAGGGCCAGGGCCAGCAGGTGCAGCGCCACGACCTGCGTGAGGTACGCCTTGGTCGAGGGGACGGCCACCTCCGGGCCCGCCTTCGTGGTGAGCACCCAGTCGGCCTCTCGGGCAAGCGAACTCCCCTCCACGTTGACGATGCCCAGCACCGGCGAACCCAGCCGGCGAGCCTCCCGCACGGCCGCCAGGGTGTCGGCCGTCTCCCCGGACTGGCTGATGGCCACCGTCAGGGTCCGGCCGTCGACCAGCGGCTCCCCGTAGCGAAACTCCGACGCCACGTCGACCTGGACGGGAAGGCGCGCCCACGCCTCGATGAGCCGCCGGCCCACCAGTCCCGCGTGCCAGGCGGTGCCGCAGGCCACGATCTGGATGCGCTCGAAGCTCCTCAGGCGATCGGGCGACAGCCCGGCGCCGGAGAGGTCGACGCTGCCGGCCGCCGGATCGACCCGGCCGGCCAGCGTCTGGCGGACCGCCTGCGGCTGCTCGTAAATCTCCTTCATCATGAAGTGGTCGAAGGAGCCCTTTTCGGCCGCCGACGCATCCCACGCCACCTCCACGGGCGAGCGGCCCACTACCTCGCCCCGGGCGTCCCAGATGGTGACCCCCCGGAGGTCGATCCGCGCGACCTCCCCGTTGTCGAGGTAGAGGACCCGCCGCGTGGTGGCCAGCACCGGGGTGACGTCGGATCCGGCCACGTACTGCCCGTCCCCCACCCCGATGACGAGCGGGCTATCCTGGCGCGCGAGCGCCAGGGTATCGGGCTGGTCCGTACAGACGCAGGCCAGCGCCCACGAACCGCGCAGCCTGCGGGTCACTTCCCGCAAGGCCGCGGCCAGGTCGCCCCGCCAAGCCTCTTCGAGAAGGTGGGCGACGACCTCGGTGTCCGTGTCGGACCGGAACCGGTGGCCGCGGGCCTCGAGCTCCTTTCGCAGCTCGGCGAAGTTGTCGAGGATCCCGTTGTGCACCACCGCGAAGCGCCCCGAGCAATCCGTGTGCGGATGCGCGTTGTGGTCGCTCGGCGCCCCGTGCGTGGCCCAGCGGGTGTGCCCGATGCCGGAGCGGCCCTCCAGCCCCTGGGAAGCCACGAGCCGCTCCAGCTGCTCCACGCGTCCTTGCGACTTGACCACCTGCAGGCGGTGGTTGACCACGGCCACCCCTGCCGAGTCATAGCCCCGGTACTCGAGCCGGCGCAGTCCCTCCAGGAGGATGGGAAGCGCCGGACGGTTGCCGACGTAGCCCACGATGCCACACATGAGCCGAAGACGCCCCTTTCCCCGCGCCACGGGAACCGCGCGACGGAGAAGGGGCCGAAGAAGGCATGGACCGAGACGACCACCTGGAGACCTTCTGTCCCCGGGATCGCTCCCGGGATTTGGCAGTCTCCTCACGACCGTGGTGGGCCGGGGGTCACCCGCCGATAATCCGAGATCCCCCACCTCGTCAACTTGCAGGCCTCACGGGCCCGCAAGCCCTGGCGCTGCCGTGTCACGAAGCCACGCACCGTCTCGCCGACGCCGCCCGGCGCTCCTGCCCGCTCGCGCGCTCCCGGTGCCGGTATGCGACTGTGTGCGAACCTCCTATGATCCGGACACGCTCTGCGCCACCACCCCCTCGCTCCCTGCGTGCTCCAGGGCCGCTACCACCCGGCGGGCCCACTCGTCCACCAGGGCCGGATCGGACGCCTCCACCATAACACGGATGAGCGGCTCGGTGCCAGACGGGCGTACGTACACCCGGCCGGCGTCGCCGAGAGCCTCTCGCGCCCGGGCGATGACCTCCTGCACCTCGGCCCGGTCGAGCACCCCTTCCTTGCGGGCCACCCGCACGTTGACCAGCGCCTGCGGAAGACGTCGCATCTGGGCCGCGAGGTGTGACAGCGGCTCTTCTTGCCGGCGCATCACGTCGAGCAGCATGAGCCCCGTCAGCATACCGTCGCCGGTCCTGGAGTGCTCCAGGAAGATGAGGTGGCCCGACTGCTCCCCGCCCAGCACGAGGCCATGGGTGCGCATCGCCTCCAGCACGTGGCGGTCTCCCGGCGGGGTCACGATCACGTCGCCGCCTGCGGCCCGCAGCGCCTCCCTCAAGCCGCCGTTGGAGTAGACGGTACAGGCCACGGCACCGCCGGGGAGCTTGCCCCGGCGTATCCGGTCAAGGGCGCAGATGGTGAGCAGCTGGTCCCCGTCGACCACGTTGCCGCGCTCGTCCGCCGCGATGCACCGGTCCGCGTCCCCGTCGAACGAAAGCCCGGCGTCCGCTCCGAAGCGCCGGACCTCCTCGGCCACGACCTCGGGATGGGTCGAGCCGCACGAAACGTTGATGTCCTCCCCGGAGTCCCCGGTATGGATGGCCCGCACTTCGGCGCCGAGCGCCGCAAACAACCGGGGCGCCAGCCGGTGCGCCGCCCCGTTGGCGCAGTCCAGCACCAGGCGCATGCCGCTCAGGTCCACCGGCACCCGCTCGGCGAGGTACTCGAGGTAGCGGTCGGCCCACCCGGCCTCGGTCCTCACCCGCCCGACGTCCCGGCCGGTGGGC is from Limnochorda sp. L945t and encodes:
- the alr gene encoding alanine racemase translates to MSTHSSKMVDVSPVAVPHAEASSSGGGEPAGPRRSWVEVDLGAIAANTRAFVELVQPAQVMAVVKADGYGHGAVEVARVALEAGARYLAVATTSEGVALRSAGIDAPILVLGVGGAAEPLDRLVEAGLSATVTTEQAARRLDAAARSRGRRVRVHLKVDTGMGRLGVLPDQAAWLAGRVASLPAVELEGVYSHLATADDPDLSYVAIQAARFREAVASVERELGTRAPRLRHLANTAGALSSSDLRWDMVRIGLGLYGYYPAPHLQDRVALRPALRLMAAVSEVRTLPAGSGVSYGRTHVTTRQTTIATLPIGYADGYTRRLSNRGRAAIGGRVYPVVGRICMDQCMVETGDDAPPVGAVACLLGPGDQGEMTVDEAARLTGTIPYEIVTQLGPRLPRVYMRR
- a CDS encoding biotin--[acetyl-CoA-carboxylase] ligase; amino-acid sequence: MFASTAPSAPMVALRRALQPGQPISGQSLARSLGVSRTAVWKMLEDLRAWGYRIDAAPRRGYRLVSAPDLPLPWEVAMALPPSLAGLPVHFFPVVGSTNDEARRLAEAGAPAGTVVVADRQTSGRGRRGRTWLSPPGGLYFSVLLRPQLEPRLVALLSLASAVAVTRAVQSAVPGAGARVKWPNDVIAGGRKLAGILAELSADQETVRFAVIGIGINVETPELDPARAGGGLPPIGLRQLGWTQPRAEVLGRVLAALHRLLGGFEPGQLPAAALVAEASSLLAWKGEEVEVRTPFGSWQGRLAGLAGDGALVLERPGGARQSLYAGDVTLREAGGPPAADPGGPGSIERGG
- a CDS encoding biotin transporter BioY, translating into MMSSVASPSTLSQWTRAAMAASLVAVLAQVAIPLPFTPVPVTLQVLGVLLTAIVLPPRAAGWAMALYLALGAAGVPVFAGSSGGPGVLLGPTGGYLWGFPVAAVAASALYRMPFCRARVRAPATAAAVAAGAAVAIIYLAGASQLALVLGLNARRAVAMGVVPFIGWDLAKAAAAALVGPAVERALTRAPARAPDPRAPARPA
- a CDS encoding NAD(P)H-hydrate dehydratase translates to MKAISVASMQEVDRRAAAEYGVPSMVLMENAGAAVARVASEMLGGSPAGRRVVVVAGPGNNGGDGLVAARRLANRGARVRVLLAAEQAGDRPRLSPDALANYQIATRSGIEVVALASLGEDRAGELLASAQLIIDAVLGTGARGAPRGPAMAAIAAIERVSGAVPVLAVDIPSGVDADTGLVAGVAVRATRTVTFGLPKPGQLLFPGAALCGRIDVAEIGFPPALLEQAPPAFEILDARSVRSFLPARPSDAHKGTFGHLLVVAGSRGMAGAGVLASRAAAAAGAGLVTWGLPRSLQDGAFGAVPEALTAGLSEGEEGRLGPASAGEILALQQSRDALVIGPGLGTHPLTRQAVLSVVGNWQKPLVVDADALNALAAEGAERWLRPDAGAAANHPGRILTPHPGEMARLLGKTVGQIQEDRVTHALEAARRFGAVVVLKGARTVVAAPDGRLWLNPAASAALATGGSGDVLAGIAGSLLAQGVGAVEAALAAVYVHGLAGWMAAEGGSVGVTAAGIAARVGEAMRGLMRGEPAPEDLEPVRVLE
- the acpS gene encoding holo-ACP synthase; this encodes MGCGPGPSAIVGVGVDVVEVDRIARALERHGERFLERLFSSEEIAYCLAKRHPAARAACLAARFAAKEAVMKVLGTGRRGVAFHEIAVTHRRGGRPAIELRGRAARVAEALGVDEVCVSVSHGRDVAVVVALGVRR
- the glmS gene encoding glutamine--fructose-6-phosphate transaminase (isomerizing), with the translated sequence MCGIVGYVGNRPALPILLEGLRRLEYRGYDSAGVAVVNHRLQVVKSQGRVEQLERLVASQGLEGRSGIGHTRWATHGAPSDHNAHPHTDCSGRFAVVHNGILDNFAELRKELEARGHRFRSDTDTEVVAHLLEEAWRGDLAAALREVTRRLRGSWALACVCTDQPDTLALARQDSPLVIGVGDGQYVAGSDVTPVLATTRRVLYLDNGEVARIDLRGVTIWDARGEVVGRSPVEVAWDASAAEKGSFDHFMMKEIYEQPQAVRQTLAGRVDPAAGSVDLSGAGLSPDRLRSFERIQIVACGTAWHAGLVGRRLIEAWARLPVQVDVASEFRYGEPLVDGRTLTVAISQSGETADTLAAVREARRLGSPVLGIVNVEGSSLAREADWVLTTKAGPEVAVPSTKAYLTQVVALHLLALALSRVERPEEGRMLLQLPQRIEQTLAMEPRVRELARQLAGQSHLFYIGRGLDYAVAMEGALKLKEISYIHAEAYAAGELKHGTLALIEPGRTVVALATQEALRTKTVGNMVEVKARGGRVVAVTPDRPDARKEVEVAADALLALPDAPEGLLPVLAAVPLQMLAYFAAVERGCDVDRPRNLAKSVTVE
- the glmM gene encoding phosphoglucosamine mutase, with the translated sequence MGRRLFGTDGVRGVANQELSPLLAFRLARAAGALVAGRREGGRERPFVLVASDTRVSSGMLDAAVTAGLTSVGVDAVRLGILPTPGLSWLTHHTGAAAGVMISASHNPVEDNGIKIFGPDGYKLSDDLERHLEDVVERMEQGEDPLPRPTGRDVGRVRTEAGWADRYLEYLAERVPVDLSGMRLVLDCANGAAHRLAPRLFAALGAEVRAIHTGDSGEDINVSCGSTHPEVVAEEVRRFGADAGLSFDGDADRCIAADERGNVVDGDQLLTICALDRIRRGKLPGGAVACTVYSNGGLREALRAAGGDVIVTPPGDRHVLEAMRTHGLVLGGEQSGHLIFLEHSRTGDGMLTGLMLLDVMRRQEEPLSHLAAQMRRLPQALVNVRVARKEGVLDRAEVQEVIARAREALGDAGRVYVRPSGTEPLIRVMVEASDPALVDEWARRVVAALEHAGSEGVVAQSVSGS